Proteins encoded together in one Entomobacter blattae window:
- a CDS encoding TonB-dependent receptor family protein has translation MKHYSLFSSSALQTTVAWASIVFIGSIFPLNVVFSQELKPNSPAGNKPKTPPKKQDKPQDKPADEQIVIQGDILGENSKKALRYYAGSRSVISSDTLRNGGIRSLDDALQHVPSVKIFDETGTGALPQIMVRGLYESRSGRVQLLQDGIPLSLAPYGQTSVSLFPVTLDMIDRIDIVRGGAAVQYGPNNVGGVINLVSRPIPKKWETTFGDRLQVAQNGNVIFNNFVSTGGHVTDDFALQLDTNFQNGDTFRNGHNKVDTKNFRLRGQYDIDDDTRIRAEIQHYTLNIDLPGSLTPNDYKQDPYQTTRPLDNVVGHTVRGNLVVQHDFGELGPFEGGQFTWTGFASTTYRNYKVGMRTNANETWLSNLPPELLQQAPRDYQVFGAQPQLTLRAHSGDVSHEITMGARATFEDIGFIVNRTQLQTNVVSLIQNRHFTDKAWATFISDKIGLLDETLTLTPGFRFEHLDSSFYDRMNGQKTGNGIRNILPGVTASYKIGKTGMVFFDAQRSLRAPQVTQIIYGNNLNSELAWNYETGGRYFPDKNTTLGLTFYRIDFNNQITLDNTSRTYVNLGSTRNQGIELSAEWQLPAVPDLSFKATYAFLDAKQLNGQYSGKRTPYTSKHQITGDIRYKLDRSTEFDINGYYFSNAYSDAANTRQENAIASVGRLPSYVVFNAQASHVFYEQNNGATVRGSFSILNFANEHYYFRGIDTSPWGRETAPGRTFIMGVQATL, from the coding sequence ATGAAACATTATTCACTCTTTAGTTCTTCAGCATTACAGACCACTGTTGCTTGGGCTTCAATCGTTTTTATTGGGAGTATATTCCCATTAAATGTAGTTTTTTCACAAGAGTTAAAGCCTAACTCTCCCGCTGGCAATAAACCAAAAACACCTCCAAAAAAACAAGATAAACCACAAGATAAACCAGCCGATGAACAAATTGTTATTCAGGGAGACATTCTAGGAGAAAACAGCAAAAAAGCCTTACGGTATTATGCTGGTAGCCGAAGTGTCATTTCCTCTGATACGCTGAGAAATGGTGGAATCAGGTCCCTTGATGATGCCCTTCAGCATGTCCCCAGCGTAAAGATATTTGATGAAACCGGCACCGGCGCCCTGCCCCAAATTATGGTACGGGGTCTTTATGAAAGCCGAAGTGGGCGAGTTCAGCTTTTACAAGATGGAATTCCCCTCTCTCTGGCCCCCTATGGCCAAACCAGTGTTTCCCTCTTTCCTGTAACCCTTGACATGATTGACCGGATCGACATTGTCAGAGGGGGGGCAGCTGTGCAATATGGGCCCAATAACGTTGGTGGTGTTATAAACCTTGTGAGCCGCCCCATACCAAAAAAATGGGAAACCACCTTTGGAGACAGACTCCAGGTTGCCCAAAACGGGAACGTTATTTTTAATAATTTTGTAAGCACTGGCGGGCATGTCACCGATGATTTTGCCCTTCAGCTGGATACGAATTTTCAAAACGGCGACACATTTCGTAATGGTCATAACAAGGTTGATACCAAGAATTTTCGACTGCGTGGACAATACGATATCGATGATGACACCAGAATCCGTGCAGAAATACAGCACTATACCCTTAATATTGACCTTCCCGGCTCCCTTACCCCTAATGACTATAAACAAGACCCATACCAAACTACTCGCCCACTAGATAATGTGGTAGGCCATACCGTACGAGGCAATCTTGTGGTCCAACATGACTTTGGTGAACTTGGGCCCTTTGAAGGTGGCCAGTTCACCTGGACAGGGTTTGCCAGTACAACTTATAGAAACTATAAGGTTGGCATGCGCACTAATGCCAATGAAACCTGGCTTTCTAATCTTCCCCCAGAACTCTTGCAGCAGGCCCCACGAGACTATCAGGTTTTTGGCGCCCAACCGCAGCTTACATTACGGGCCCATAGCGGTGATGTCAGCCATGAAATTACCATGGGGGCTCGCGCAACATTTGAAGATATTGGGTTTATTGTGAATAGAACCCAGCTTCAAACCAACGTTGTCAGCCTTATCCAGAACAGGCATTTTACCGATAAGGCCTGGGCAACCTTTATTAGCGATAAAATAGGCCTGCTGGATGAAACACTTACCCTGACACCGGGCTTTCGCTTTGAACATCTTGATTCTTCATTTTACGATCGTATGAATGGCCAAAAAACAGGAAATGGGATTAGGAATATTCTCCCAGGTGTAACGGCTTCCTATAAGATTGGAAAAACGGGGATGGTTTTTTTCGATGCCCAACGCTCGCTTAGAGCTCCTCAGGTGACCCAGATTATTTACGGTAACAACCTCAACTCAGAACTGGCCTGGAACTACGAGACTGGTGGACGTTATTTCCCCGATAAAAACACCACATTGGGGCTTACTTTCTACCGAATTGACTTTAACAACCAAATTACACTAGATAACACGAGCCGAACTTACGTTAACCTAGGTTCCACCCGCAACCAGGGCATTGAACTGAGTGCAGAATGGCAGCTGCCTGCTGTGCCAGACCTTTCCTTCAAAGCTACATATGCTTTTCTGGATGCCAAGCAGCTCAACGGCCAATATAGTGGTAAACGTACGCCCTATACCTCTAAACACCAAATCACGGGAGATATCCGCTATAAGTTAGACCGCTCTACAGAGTTTGACATTAATGGTTATTATTTCTCCAATGCCTATTCGGATGCAGCTAACACCAGACAAGAGAATGCTATTGCCTCTGTTGGACGGCTCCCAAGCTATGTTGTTTTTAATGCCCAAGCTAGCCATGTTTTCTACGAGCAAAATAACGGCGCTACTGTTAGGGGATCTTTCTCCATTCTGAATTTTGCCAACGAGCATTACTATTTTCGTGGCATTGATACCAGTCCATGGGGAAGAGAGACAGCACCCGGCAGAACCTTTATTATGGGGGTACAGGCTACACTATAA
- the metE gene encoding 5-methyltetrahydropteroyltriglutamate--homocysteine S-methyltransferase: protein MVTTHSLGFPRIGLKRELKFALEAYWKGQLSQSALEEMGILLRQSNWSLQNGMAYIPCGDFSYYDHVLDMSLLLGNIPQRIVQKGGSDLDKYFLLARGKTAEKNGQTQESIAGEMTKWFDTNYHYIVPEFTKDSSFHLNPSRLLDQIEEAKVRGISAKPVIIGPVTYLWLGKSWDHSDKLIHLESLLKVYEELFALLAEKGLEWVQVDEPALVTQLSSEWQEAYERAYQFLQNSPLKIMITTYFGALRDNLTLACRLPVQGLHVDALNARHEIDSLIQNLSEEKVLSLGVVNGRNIWKDNLTETLEWLEPIYAKLQKRLWIAPSCSLLHVPLDIAFETAMDPEIVTWLAFAVQKIEEVAILAQALKKGRKAVYAQLEDNKKAMNSRKTSQRVYNAAIREEMASVTPEWGKRLSHYKQRAALQNTVLHLPLFPTTTIGSFPQTSEIRQVRMRYRKGEIQKEAYDRRIRQEIATCITQQESLGLDVLVHGEAERNDMVEYFGEHLQGYALSRNGWVQSYGSRCVKPPILYGDVERLAPITLEWAIYAQSLTDRPVKGMLTGPVTMLNWSFVRDDQPRSQTCLNLAMAIRKEVCDLETSGITIIQIDEPALREGLPLHQSEWDTYLSWAVNAFRIAANGVKDTTQIHTHMCYSEFNDILEAIAGMDADVITIETSRSNMELLRAFERFKYPNAIGPGVYDIHSPAIPSQAQMVRLMEKAMETLPIDRLWVNPDCGLKTRRWEEVIPSLHHMVQAAIQLREKVKMR from the coding sequence ATGGTCACTACACATAGTTTGGGATTTCCTCGTATTGGGTTAAAGCGTGAATTGAAATTCGCCCTGGAAGCGTACTGGAAGGGGCAGTTATCCCAGTCCGCTTTGGAAGAAATGGGGATACTTCTACGGCAGAGCAATTGGTCATTACAAAATGGGATGGCGTATATTCCATGTGGGGATTTCTCCTATTACGACCATGTTTTGGATATGAGCTTGCTGTTAGGAAATATCCCGCAAAGGATAGTCCAAAAAGGGGGAAGTGATCTTGATAAGTATTTTCTTTTAGCGAGAGGAAAAACAGCAGAAAAAAATGGTCAAACCCAAGAGAGCATTGCCGGTGAGATGACGAAATGGTTTGATACCAACTATCATTATATCGTTCCAGAATTCACCAAAGATTCTTCCTTCCATTTAAACCCTTCTCGCCTCTTGGACCAAATAGAAGAGGCAAAGGTGAGGGGAATATCCGCCAAGCCTGTGATTATTGGCCCTGTTACTTATCTTTGGCTTGGAAAGTCTTGGGATCATAGCGATAAGCTCATTCACTTGGAATCTTTGCTTAAGGTTTATGAAGAGCTGTTTGCCTTATTGGCAGAAAAGGGTCTTGAGTGGGTTCAGGTTGATGAACCAGCGCTCGTCACCCAGCTTTCTAGCGAATGGCAGGAGGCTTATGAAAGGGCTTATCAGTTTTTACAAAACAGCCCGCTGAAAATTATGATAACGACCTATTTCGGGGCCTTACGAGATAATCTTACTTTGGCTTGCCGCTTGCCTGTACAGGGTTTACATGTGGATGCCCTCAACGCTCGGCACGAGATTGACAGTCTGATACAAAATCTTTCTGAGGAGAAAGTGCTTTCGTTAGGGGTCGTAAATGGGCGGAATATCTGGAAGGATAATTTAACCGAAACGCTAGAATGGCTTGAACCCATTTATGCAAAATTGCAAAAAAGATTATGGATTGCGCCATCCTGCTCATTACTGCACGTGCCGTTGGATATTGCGTTTGAAACCGCCATGGATCCTGAAATTGTCACCTGGCTTGCTTTTGCTGTCCAAAAGATTGAAGAAGTTGCCATTTTAGCTCAAGCTTTGAAAAAAGGGCGAAAGGCAGTTTATGCTCAGCTTGAAGACAATAAAAAGGCTATGAATAGCCGTAAAACTTCACAACGTGTTTATAATGCAGCGATAAGAGAAGAAATGGCCAGCGTAACCCCTGAATGGGGAAAAAGGCTTTCGCATTATAAACAGCGTGCTGCTTTGCAGAATACGGTTTTACATTTACCACTTTTTCCAACAACAACCATTGGTTCATTCCCTCAAACTTCTGAAATTCGTCAGGTGCGTATGCGCTATCGTAAAGGAGAAATCCAAAAAGAGGCGTATGATCGTCGTATTCGCCAGGAGATTGCCACCTGTATCACACAGCAAGAATCGCTGGGCCTGGATGTTTTGGTGCATGGTGAAGCAGAACGTAATGATATGGTGGAGTATTTTGGGGAACATTTGCAAGGATATGCGTTAAGCCGTAACGGGTGGGTTCAATCTTATGGGTCTCGTTGTGTAAAACCTCCCATTCTCTACGGGGATGTAGAGCGCTTGGCCCCCATAACGTTAGAATGGGCTATTTATGCCCAAAGTCTTACAGATAGGCCGGTCAAAGGTATGCTAACAGGGCCTGTCACAATGCTGAATTGGTCATTTGTCAGAGATGATCAGCCCCGCTCGCAAACATGCCTAAATTTGGCCATGGCAATCCGTAAAGAGGTTTGTGACCTGGAAACTTCAGGGATTACGATAATACAGATTGACGAACCTGCCTTGCGTGAGGGGCTCCCCCTCCATCAGTCTGAGTGGGATACCTATCTGTCTTGGGCTGTAAACGCCTTTAGGATTGCTGCCAACGGTGTAAAAGATACCACACAGATTCATACCCATATGTGCTATTCAGAATTTAATGATATCCTCGAAGCCATTGCTGGAATGGATGCTGATGTTATAACGATAGAGACATCGCGCTCTAATATGGAGTTGTTACGGGCATTTGAACGCTTTAAATATCCTAATGCTATTGGCCCAGGGGTTTATGATATTCATTCGCCCGCTATTCCCTCTCAGGCACAAATGGTACGGCTGATGGAAAAGGCGATGGAAACCTTACCTATCGACCGGCTTTGGGTTAACCCAGATTGTGGGCTTAAAACAAGGCGGTGGGAAGAGGTTATCCCCTCCTTGCATCATATGGTTCAGGCAGCCATTCAATTGCGCGAGAAGGTTAAGATGCGCTAA
- a CDS encoding LysR family transcriptional regulator yields MGMLERIHLEIIYAIEQCGSLTAAAEKLCLTQSALSHTIKKLEQLTGTIIWTREGRSLRLTQTGLYLRDLAKRIVPQMELAEEQMQQYAQGKRGILRIGVECHPCYQWLQKVVNPYLKSWSDVDIDIKQKFNFGGIGALLNYEIDLLVTPDPLWKSRLSFLPVFDYEQVLVVGSSHPLASFNTVSPKQLSQETLITYPVEKERLDIFSLFLTPAGIIPKEHKTLETTEIIFQMVENQRGISAMPLWLVQEYSYKYAVTPVRLGKNGIFKSIYLGTRKDDLTIPYLNAFIEIAKTTNTDSLFPKRSR; encoded by the coding sequence ATTGGTATGCTTGAACGAATTCATCTGGAAATTATCTATGCCATTGAGCAATGTGGTTCTCTCACCGCAGCGGCAGAAAAACTCTGCCTTACTCAATCTGCTCTAAGCCACACCATAAAAAAGCTTGAGCAATTAACTGGCACAATCATTTGGACCCGTGAAGGACGGAGTTTACGCCTAACCCAGACAGGCCTATATTTACGTGACCTGGCGAAAAGAATTGTTCCCCAAATGGAGTTAGCTGAAGAACAAATGCAGCAATATGCCCAAGGAAAACGGGGAATATTACGAATTGGTGTAGAATGTCACCCCTGCTATCAATGGTTGCAAAAGGTGGTCAATCCCTATTTGAAAAGCTGGTCAGATGTTGATATCGACATCAAACAGAAATTTAATTTTGGCGGTATAGGAGCTCTTCTTAACTACGAAATTGACCTTCTTGTAACTCCCGACCCCTTATGGAAGAGCCGCCTCAGTTTTCTTCCGGTATTTGATTATGAGCAAGTCCTTGTTGTGGGATCTTCTCACCCATTAGCGTCATTTAATACTGTTTCTCCAAAACAACTTTCCCAAGAAACACTTATTACTTACCCGGTAGAAAAAGAAAGGCTCGATATTTTTAGCCTTTTTCTTACCCCTGCTGGTATTATACCGAAAGAACACAAGACACTAGAAACCACTGAAATCATTTTCCAAATGGTTGAAAACCAACGGGGTATTTCGGCCATGCCCTTATGGCTAGTCCAAGAGTATTCCTACAAATATGCCGTTACACCTGTTCGTCTGGGGAAAAATGGTATTTTTAAAAGTATTTATCTCGGCACCCGTAAAGACGACTTAACAATACCCTACCTTAATGCCTTTATAGAAATTGCTAAAACCACCAATACGGATTCTCTGTTTCCAAAGAGATCAAGATGA
- a CDS encoding DUF3383 family protein produces the protein MALLPLSDVVNVTVRFEQTASVTVDFHALLVIGTTQNVIPPEEQMRLYTSMEAVGNDYGTTDPEYQAALAYFSQQPQPTVLYIAPILANEPALTALQRLMEAGN, from the coding sequence ATGGCTCTTCTTCCCCTCAGCGATGTGGTAAATGTCACGGTTCGATTTGAACAGACCGCATCAGTTACTGTTGATTTTCACGCCCTTCTGGTGATTGGAACTACACAGAACGTTATCCCTCCAGAGGAGCAAATGCGCCTTTATACCTCCATGGAGGCGGTTGGGAACGACTACGGCACAACAGACCCGGAGTATCAGGCAGCCTTGGCGTATTTTAGCCAGCAACCTCAACCAACAGTTTTGTATATCGCCCCCATACTGGCCAATGAACCGGCTCTGACGGCCCTGCAAAGACTAATGGAGGCTGGGAACTGA
- a CDS encoding phage neck terminator protein, translated as MTRSADPPHEPMPEDFGFRAQSGQQNAEYGQYLNRLGQCIVAGITGLPLRYVRPLWLPRPGRQPALTTNWCGVGYGLVENELNPVRLHMSCKPYETVARHEILRFSTVFYGSDAMGNASKLRDELVADVNLLALKRMGFTYRDSSPVTPAPDLVNQVWVERADFSFTVRRHTRRAYTQDDYKGAKIALFSQTISLQECASERTDYGSSSPQRCGKCHGSI; from the coding sequence ATGACCCGTTCAGCTGATCCCCCTCATGAGCCCATGCCGGAAGATTTCGGATTTAGGGCCCAATCAGGCCAGCAAAATGCGGAGTATGGCCAGTATCTCAACAGGCTTGGTCAATGCATTGTAGCCGGCATTACCGGCCTGCCATTGCGGTATGTACGCCCTCTCTGGTTGCCAAGGCCAGGGCGGCAGCCGGCCTTAACAACCAACTGGTGCGGCGTTGGCTACGGTCTGGTTGAGAACGAGCTGAATCCTGTGCGGTTACACATGTCTTGCAAACCCTATGAGACAGTCGCCCGCCACGAGATACTCCGTTTCAGCACAGTATTTTATGGGTCTGACGCCATGGGCAACGCCAGTAAATTACGGGATGAGCTGGTAGCGGATGTCAATCTTCTGGCCCTTAAACGCATGGGGTTTACCTATCGTGATAGCAGCCCCGTTACGCCTGCCCCTGACCTTGTAAACCAGGTCTGGGTGGAGCGGGCGGATTTCAGCTTTACTGTCAGGCGTCATACCAGGCGGGCCTACACACAAGATGACTATAAGGGTGCAAAAATCGCCCTTTTCTCTCAGACAATATCTCTACAAGAGTGCGCTTCAGAAAGGACTGATTATGGCTCTTCTTCCCCTCAGCGATGTGGTAAATGTCACGGTTCGATTTGA